One part of the Clostridia bacterium genome encodes these proteins:
- a CDS encoding helix-turn-helix transcriptional regulator, whose protein sequence is MSFATQSFRVNPDYLLYIPENTEYERQSYADEEMVAIHFNILNKVLSEPFLLPVDNLKGSSVFLEISEVWSRKERGYKYKCHALLLSYLSEILLPRRVSKEYEKIEPSVLYIKNNPAQKIQVEVLSKMCGLCLTQYRKLFKKALGCTPVQYINRLRVRLAISKMSGGYHSMVEIAELCGFSDQNYFNRVFKAETGQTPSKYRAEFLKGI, encoded by the coding sequence ATGTCATTTGCAACGCAAAGCTTCAGGGTAAACCCCGATTATTTGCTGTATATTCCCGAAAACACCGAATACGAACGGCAAAGCTATGCCGATGAGGAAATGGTTGCCATCCATTTTAACATTTTAAACAAAGTGCTTTCCGAGCCATTTTTACTGCCCGTGGATAATCTGAAAGGCTCTTCGGTTTTCCTTGAAATTTCTGAGGTCTGGAGCCGAAAGGAGAGGGGCTATAAATATAAGTGTCACGCCTTGTTACTCAGCTATTTAAGCGAAATTCTTCTGCCCCGAAGGGTTTCTAAGGAATATGAAAAAATAGAGCCTTCGGTTTTGTATATCAAAAACAACCCTGCGCAAAAGATTCAGGTTGAAGTGCTTTCAAAAATGTGCGGTTTGTGCCTGACCCAGTATCGGAAGCTGTTTAAAAAAGCGCTAGGTTGCACACCGGTGCAGTATATCAACCGCCTGCGTGTGCGCCTTGCCATCAGCAAAATGAGCGGAGGCTACCATTCTATGGTAGAAATTGCAGAGCTGTGCGGATTTTCGGATCAGAATTATTTTAACAGAGTTTTCAAAGCGGAAACGGGGCAAACACCCTCGAAATACCGTGCGGAATTTTTAAAAGGAATATAA